Proteins from one Pleuronectes platessa chromosome 16, fPlePla1.1, whole genome shotgun sequence genomic window:
- the nags gene encoding N-acetylglutamate synthase, mitochondrial, with protein sequence MATVHTGSCGSRAVVLAGKYLSGPGVPVPTQSTGLRQRRLLGPHPRMVSSDAAGKRGKAAALAQQEPPGNCSAAERHMPANRSLIYRDVKAFLGEVGGDPREARYWLTQFQRAAATQSPAFAVLEVDSSVTDSRDMVQSLAFGLSFLQRMDMKPVVVMGWSSSEGAGPAEAGSRCGLVERSQQLTEALQQHSASVLPFFSAESFLLQHQAPRGSSAPHYVTVDTSLLQWTLDCGTIPLVCPVGRDARGCSVMLDPTEVTAAISRALQPHKVMFLNNSGGLRSRDSKVLGTVSLPSDLPSLSQDAGLSAAECHRVATIARLLNQLPAESSAVITSASTMLTELFSHRGSGTLFKNGDPIHRYSSLDGIDVERLMLLINKSFDKTLRREYIESLKGRLHSIYLSEGYSAAAIITMEPVNSGTPYLDKFVVSSSKQGQGTSHVLWERIRQDLGKLFWRSRATNRINPWYFKHCDGSFVNGLWTVFWFGLKDIRDSYELVEYVKKLPDSFHDSSSLSAAEQLPPPAAGS encoded by the exons ATGGCCACAGTACACACCGGCTCCTGCGGCTCTCGGGCCGTGGTCCTGGCGGGGAAGTACCTGTCCGGTCCGGGTGTCCCGGTACCGACCCAGAGCACCGGGCTGAGGCAGCGGAGGTTGTTGGGTCCGCACCCCCGCATGGTGAGCTCCGACGCGGCCGGGAAACGAGGCAAAGCCGCGGCTCTGGCCCAGCAGGAACCTCCGGGGAACTGCTCCGCCGCGGAGCGACACATGCCGGCGAACCGGAGCCTGATCTACCGGGACGTGAAGGCTTTCCTCGGCGAAGTCGGCGGGGACCCGCGGGAGGCCCGGTACTGGCTCACCCAGTTCCAGCGGGCCGCGGCCACGCAGTCCCCGGCCTTCGCGGTCCTGGAG GTGGACAGCTCGGTGACGGACAGCAGGGACATGGTGCAGAGTCTGGCCTTCGGCTTGTCCTTCTTGCAGCGGATGGACATGAAGCCCGTGGTGGTGATGGGCTGGTCGTCCTCTGAGGGGGCGGGGCCTGCTGAGGCCGGGTCCCGGTGCGGCCTGGTGGAGCGGAgccagcagctgacggaggctctGCAGCAGCACTCGGCCTCCGTCCTGCCCTTCTTCTCCGCCGagtccttcctcctgcagcaccAAGCCCCACGAGGAAGCAG TGCTCCTCACTACGTCACTGTGGACACCAGCCTCCTCCAGTGGACCCTGGACTGCGGGACAATCCCCCTGGTTTGTCCCGTGGGCCGGGACGCCCGAGGCTGCTCAGTGATGCTGGACCCGACAGAAGTGACGGCAGCCATTTCTCGAGCCCTGCAGCCGCACAAGGTCATGTTCCTGAACAACTCAGGAGGCCTCCGCAGCCGAGACAGCAAG GTGCTGGGAACTGTGTCCCTGCCCAGCGACCTGCCCAGTCTGTCCCAGGACGCGGGTCTGAGCGCCGCGGAGTGCCACCGGGTGGCGACCATCGCCCGCCTGCTCAACCAGCTGCCGGCCGAGTCCTCGGCTGTGATCACCTCCGCCAGCACCATGCTGACGGAGCTGTTCAGCCACCGAG gGTCGGGGACGCTCTTTAAAAACGGAGACCCCATCCACCG ctacaGCTCTCTGGATGGGATCGATGTGGAGCGTCTGATGCTTCTCATCAACAAGTCTTTTGATAAAACTCTGAGGCGAGAATACATCGAGTCGCTGAAGGGACGACTGCACTCGATCTACCTTTCTGAAGG CTACAGCGCCGCAGCCATCATCACCATGGAGCCGGTGAACAGCGGCACGCCCTACCTGGACAAGTTCGTGGTGAGCAGCAGCAAACAGGGCCAGGGCACCAGCCACGTGCTGTGGGAGCGCATCAGGCAGGACCTGGGCAAACTGTTCTGGAGGTCCAGAGCCACCAACAGGATCAACCCGTg GTACTTCAAACATTGTGACGGCAGCTTTGTGAACGGGCTGTGGACGGTCTTCTGGTTTGGCCTGAAGGACATCAGAGACTCCTACGAGCTGGTGGAGTACGTCAAGAAGCTTCCTGACTCGTTCCAcgactcctcctctctcagcgCCGCCGAGCAGCTCCCTCCGCCGGCTGCAGGTTcctga
- the LOC128458560 gene encoding cytochrome c oxidase assembly factor 3 homolog, mitochondrial: MEEKSSGPGTGTSAEKLLLLRQQQQELWRKNAPRLRRRNLITGLSIGAFVVGMFTYTILSVKQEKIVEELDEEARIHIYRGPRTSANS; encoded by the exons atggaggagaagtCATCGGGACCCGGAACCGGGACATCGGCTgagaagctgctgctcctccggcaacagcagcaggagctctGGAGGAAGAACGCGCCGCGGCTCCGGAGAAGGAACCTGATCACCGGCCTGAGCATCGGAGCCTTCGTGGTGGGGATGT TCACGTACACCATCCTGTCggtgaagcaggagaagatCGTGGAGGAGCTGGATGAGGAGGCCAGGATCCACATCTACCGAGGACCTCGGACCAGTGCCAACTCCTGA